DNA sequence from the Heliomicrobium gestii genome:
CAGCGGGTTATTGCACATCTACTCCAAAGAAGACCAAAGGCAGGACCGAACACGCTATGTCCAGGGGTTAGCCCACGTGTTGAAACCGGGTGGACGACTCTTTTTATTGAGTTTTACAGATGAAGCACCCGAGGGTGGAGTTTCAGAACAGGAGTTATATGAAATTTTTGCGAAAGGGTGGGAAATCGAATCGGTCCAGCAGGTTATTGGCGAAATAAACCAGGAGTTCTTAGCGAAACATCCAGGCGCATTTCAAGAAGCAGGGCCAAAGATGTGGTTCGCCGTCATCCGGCGAACAAACTAACGTGATTTTGGCACTGGAACGAGGGCATCGTCTCTGTCAACCGTGACCTTTGGGGCACGGTTGTTTTTTTCCGAATCGACTCACAACAAGAGGTTACGAATTGAGATTTTCTCTTTAAGCTGGCGAATCGCTTTCTCTCGGGAGGAGCTAAGGGCATACCTCATTTTAAAATACAATATCGAATGCCACAAGATGCTATTTTTGTAAATATTTCGACGCCTTTCACCTTTTTTGCAAATGGAGTTTTCGCTTTTATCGCGACAAGTCAACGGCAAATCTTGTGATTGCGCATTTTTTCGTCTATGATGGAAATATACGGTCCCGGCGGCGGACGATGTGTGGAACCGTTCCAAAAGAACCTCGAGGCCACGCTACATTAGAGATCTCCATTTTCTCGTTTCCCTTTCGACGGCAGCGGCGGGACGCGCCGAAAGCCGTCGATGACATGGCCGAGCGCGAGGAACGGGTTCGTCCAGACCATGCGCGGTCCGGAAAAACGCATGACGTCGATGATCGCGTCACGCCGATCCTTTTTGTAGCAATGGATGGGGCATTTTCCGCAGGTGGGTTTGTCGTCGCCGAAGGCGCAGCGATCGAGGCGGGCCCAGGCGTAATCCAGGAGCGAGCGGCAATCGTCGCAGAGGCCCTCGGGATGATGGTGACGGCGGGCGCAGGAGAGGCGGATCATGGCGTGAACAGTCTTTTTTTCTCGTTCGATGCGGCGTAAACGGCTCATAGGCGTTCCTTTCCTTTGCACAGATGGTAAAATGGCAGCTCTGAATCTGGAACGATCGAAAAGAGGGGTTATGGAAGATGTTCAATAAAATGGTCCTCGGTGGCCAGGCCATCGTCACCGGCCGGGGATCCATCGGGTATATCGGGACGATTCCGGCGAAAAAGGCCTTCATCGTGACCGGCGGCCGCTCCATGTACGCCAACGGAACGATCGCAAAGATCGAGGCGATGCTCCGCGACAAGGGCTGTGAGACCCTTGTCCATGGCGGCATCGGCGCCAACCCCGACACAACGGCCGTAGAGGCGGGGGTCGACGCGATGCGGGCCTTTGGCCCCGACCTGCTCGTGGCGGTCGGCGGCGGCTCCCCCCTTGATGCCGCGAAGGCCATGGCCTTGTTCTATGAATACCCGGAGTTGAATTTTGGCAACGTCTTATCGCGGGAACTGCCAGAGCGGCGGCAAAAGCTCACCTTTGTGGCTGCGCCGTCCACATCGGGGACCGGCAGCGAGGTGACCAAGGCGGCGGTGATCACCTTCCGGGAACAGAACCTGAAGATCGGGCTCAAAACGACGGCCATGATCCCCGATGTGGCGATCCTCGATCCCGACCTGACCCTGACCATGCCGCCGAACATCGTCGCCGAGACGGGCATGGACGCCCTGACCCATGCCGTCGAGTGCTACATCAACACGCGCATGGACGCCTTTTTGGAGCCGCTGGCCCGCGGCGCTGTCGAGGGGATTTTCGCCAATTTGCCGGCTTCCTACCGGGAAGGCGCGCCG
Encoded proteins:
- a CDS encoding nitrous oxide-stimulated promoter family protein, whose product is MSRLRRIEREKKTVHAMIRLSCARRHHHPEGLCDDCRSLLDYAWARLDRCAFGDDKPTCGKCPIHCYKKDRRDAIIDVMRFSGPRMVWTNPFLALGHVIDGFRRVPPLPSKGKRENGDL
- a CDS encoding iron-containing alcohol dehydrogenase, encoding MFNKMVLGGQAIVTGRGSIGYIGTIPAKKAFIVTGGRSMYANGTIAKIEAMLRDKGCETLVHGGIGANPDTTAVEAGVDAMRAFGPDLLVAVGGGSPLDAAKAMALFYEYPELNFGNVLSRELPERRQKLTFVAAPSTSGTGSEVTKAAVITFREQNLKIGLKTTAMIPDVAILDPDLTLTMPPNIVAETGMDALTHAVECYINTRMDAFLEPLARGAVEGIFANLPASYREGAPESRENMHIYQCMAGLAFSHVGLGMAHGIAHAVGGRFGLGHGLINAIVLPQVLQYNSRDAEVRNRLQRLAKSIGEADFIDAVERLNRQLHIPASFREAGLSQQDVEAAFDELVENAMKGSTRVNPAPVSTAEMASLLRQLFFG